The genomic segment TTTCATATTGAATGGAGGTTTTTCGCTCGATTGCTTCTGCCACTGTCATTCTCTTGCCGCTAATCATTACCATCGTCTTTGCATTGGACTCGACGATCAGTGACTTAATTTTTTGTCTTCTTTTTATTAGATCAACGATGGATTGGTAGTTGCGCTCTGTTGTTTCCTCATAAAGTTCTGTTGACGTGTAACCAGATACTGGCTTATGCCCAATGGCGGAAGACATGAAAGTTGTTTCATTGATTCCTTTTTGGATTCTTTTATCGAGTAACTTTAATTCTGAGAGTCCTCTTGTGATAGACATTTCCATCGTGTCATTCCTCCTCGTGGAGTTTGATAGAAAAATTGTTTATGTATATAGGGATTACATTTGGTAGTTTAATATACAACTTTATGTAAATAGTTGTCAAATTGAACGGAGGATTGGCGTGGATTTGTGAAATACCTCTGAGTAATCCCCCATCTCCCCATGCAAAAAGCCAGGGCCAACTCTCCCTGGCTGTCATACGTTACAGAAGTCCTTCCTTTATCCCTTTTTGTACCGCGTCATCCCGATTCCGCACTCCAAGCTTGTCATATAGAGCGGATGCATAGTTACGCACGGTTCCGTCTGACAAATACAGCTTGGAAGCAATCGTTTTATAGCGCATGCCTTGGGAGAGCATCTGCAAAATCTCTTGCTCCCGCTTCGTTAAACCATAAGCATTCTCGTCTTTTTCGCTTAGTTTCGGAGCAACGAGCAAATCTTCCTGTTCGTTTGCTGGCTGTGCATCCAGCATTTTATGAAACAGGTCCTGTGCAATCATCGTACCACCGCGATGGACGAGGCGAATCGTTTCCGCAAGCTCTCGTGAATCGATCGATTTCAAAAGATATCCGTCTGCACCACTGCGCATGATCTCCTTGGCTTTTTCAGTATCCTGAAACGTAGACAGGACAAGGACACGAATACCGGGCCATTTTTCCTTTATTCGTTTTGTGGCAGTAATCCCGTCCATATTCGGCATCTCCAAATCCATCAGCACCAGGTCTGGTTCTAGCTCCTCACACAGCTCCACAGCCTGCGCCCCATCCTCGGTCGTTCCGACTACCCGCAGGTCCCGCTGTCCCTCGAGTATGGTGCGCAAGCTTTCCCGAATAAACGCGTGATCATCTACGATAAACAAACGAATGATTTCATCGGCGCTCTCTATCAGTCTCGGCACCAAACAAGTAATGAGCGTTCCTTCTCCCCGCTCTGAGTATACGGCTACTCTTCCTTGCAAAAGAGCGGCCCGCTCTTTCATCGTCGTGATCCCGAAGCCATCCTCCCAATTTTCCACCCCGTGACCGTTATCCTGTATTTCCAGCCTTGTCTGTTGCTGCTCAAAATGCAAGGAAACGACGATGTCCGTAGCCTGCCCGTGACGTACGGCATTCGTCAAAGATTCCTGCAAACAGCGAAACAAGGTCATTTTCACCTGCTTACCAACAGGATACTCTTCTCCGATCGCACGAAACCGCACATTCACCTTTGCATGTGTCTGAAACTCCTCCGCAAGCTGCTTCAGCGAATGAACCAAGGGAAGCGTTTCTTGCGGTGACCCCATCTGATGCAAGTACCCTCTCACTTCCTTCATGCCGTTTCGCGCAAGCTTCAAGAGGGAGTCGAGCTTTTGCGTCCCTTCCTGCGACGCTACATCCTGACGCAAGGTTTCCAGCCCCATGATGATCGAGACATAGGAATGCCCCATCGTATCATGCAGGTCCTTGGAGAGTCGGTCCCGCTCCTCCAGCAAAGTCACTCTCTCGATTTGGGTGAGGTATTGCTCCAGCACACTGTTTTGCTTGCGAATAATTTCATTTTGACGATGGTTGACGATGAGCAAATGAAAAGCAAACCCAATCGCATAAGCAAGCCCGACTTGCGAAAAAATCACGAAGACATCAATTCCCCGCGAAAAAAGCACAATCAGCAGAGGAAGGATCACAATCGTAATGGGAGCCGACCAGCGATACGATTTCTTCGCACTATTGGCGGCAATCAAAAAAGCTGGCATCAATAAAGTAAGGTACGCCTCCGGAAAAATAGACGTGAGATAAAGCGATAATCCACCAAACAAGAGCATTTCTGCTATCAGATAGTAACGATAGCTCAGCTGCAAACAAATCCACGGGACGGAAAAAACCATCATTTCCCAAAGTATAACCATCCATAAGGGCAGCGTGAGATAATCTCCAAATGTTACAGTCGTAACGGTGAGTGAAAAGCAAACGATCAGACGTAAAAAAAACATCACCCAGTCATACCAGGCCCATTGTTTCACGATATCTAACAAACCATCATCTCCTAATTGCTTTGAACATCAAGCGGGTGTACCCACCAACTAATTGTACCAGACCGTTCCCTAGCTTGGAGCATCCGATCATGAGTATGAATCCTAAACTCATAATTTGCAATGCCTTCAGCTCAGAATCCACTACGCTCCCGAAAAAATGTAGCTCCACGAAAGGATAGAGCAACGGTATGAACGCAAAACATACGGGTGCAATGTAGATGAGTACTCCGATCACCAGGCAGATACAGCCTATGACAAATTTTTGCATCAGCCAATAAACGGATAGCCAGTTTCTTACATTCATTAATTCCGCCTTTGCCTGCATCCATTGATTTCCCTTTGCTCTTTGTCTCATTGCCAACGGTTCTATGGAAATATCGGTATAAATCTTCGTCTGAATACGTTCATGCTGGACAAAGGTTTGAGTTGTACGCAACACATTGGTGAGCAACGGAATTCCCACTACGGTAAATGACAAGGCCAAGCCAAGCACGATACTGACCAAGTAAAAACATAAATAAAATACTCCCGAGACAAATGTATACAGCAAAAAGATAACATTTTGAACGTTTCGCATGATCGCTCTTTTCATATAAGCTAACTCGCTCCTATCTATACCTTTTCCGACATGATGATGACGGTCTGCCATTACCGTAAACCACTGCGCGTCACATGAGCCAGTATCAAAATGTCATATGACAGGCTAAGTCATGTCATTTCATCAAAATCAAAATCATTTTGTCAGTCGGAAAAGTGATGACAAGAAGTAACTAC from the Brevibacillus brevis genome contains:
- a CDS encoding sensor domain-containing protein; protein product: MKRAIMRNVQNVIFLLYTFVSGVFYLCFYLVSIVLGLALSFTVVGIPLLTNVLRTTQTFVQHERIQTKIYTDISIEPLAMRQRAKGNQWMQAKAELMNVRNWLSVYWLMQKFVIGCICLVIGVLIYIAPVCFAFIPLLYPFVELHFFGSVVDSELKALQIMSLGFILMIGCSKLGNGLVQLVGGYTRLMFKAIRR
- a CDS encoding helix-turn-helix transcriptional regulator gives rise to the protein MLDIVKQWAWYDWVMFFLRLIVCFSLTVTTVTFGDYLTLPLWMVILWEMMVFSVPWICLQLSYRYYLIAEMLLFGGLSLYLTSIFPEAYLTLLMPAFLIAANSAKKSYRWSAPITIVILPLLIVLFSRGIDVFVIFSQVGLAYAIGFAFHLLIVNHRQNEIIRKQNSVLEQYLTQIERVTLLEERDRLSKDLHDTMGHSYVSIIMGLETLRQDVASQEGTQKLDSLLKLARNGMKEVRGYLHQMGSPQETLPLVHSLKQLAEEFQTHAKVNVRFRAIGEEYPVGKQVKMTLFRCLQESLTNAVRHGQATDIVVSLHFEQQQTRLEIQDNGHGVENWEDGFGITTMKERAALLQGRVAVYSERGEGTLITCLVPRLIESADEIIRLFIVDDHAFIRESLRTILEGQRDLRVVGTTEDGAQAVELCEELEPDLVLMDLEMPNMDGITATKRIKEKWPGIRVLVLSTFQDTEKAKEIMRSGADGYLLKSIDSRELAETIRLVHRGGTMIAQDLFHKMLDAQPANEQEDLLVAPKLSEKDENAYGLTKREQEILQMLSQGMRYKTIASKLYLSDGTVRNYASALYDKLGVRNRDDAVQKGIKEGLL